The Sulfitobacter sp. SK011 genome has a window encoding:
- a CDS encoding acyl-CoA dehydrogenase family protein yields MPHDGQDMTMQKPIILDDLLKLTAAVLPPLDAVLQKAVTRVREMVTADGRVSAPLIEAHQTAAHGLAWFATYTQALRQMQAWAERLSAEGRFGETEQLLHQIAFGEYLWQIYGGIQMNQGEVVRLQDMGLSQDDMRGMMEPAIMSLTQGGNTQSARTRLVELMQEHSANLTVGASGLDDELEMIREQFRRYAVEKVEPYAHEWHLKDELIPIEVINELAEMGVFGLTIPEDHGGLGLSKASMVVVSEELSRGYIGVGSLATRSEIAAELILCGGTEAQKSQWLPGLASGEILPTAVFTEPNTGSDLGALRTRAIKDGDDYKVTGNKTWITHAARTHVMTLLARTDPDTTDHRGLSMFLAEKTPGDDANPFPTPGMTGGEIEVLGYRGMKEYELAFDGFEVKGENLLGGEEGKGFKQLMETFESARIQTAARAVGVGQSALDISMQYAQDRKQFGKALINFPRVSGKLAMMAVELMIARQLTYFSAWEKDHGRRCDLEAGMAKLLGARVAWAAADNGLQIHGGNGFALEYKISRVLCDARILNIFEGAAEIQAQVISRRLLG; encoded by the coding sequence ATGCCACATGACGGTCAGGATATGACGATGCAAAAGCCGATAATTCTGGATGATCTGTTGAAATTGACTGCGGCGGTGCTGCCTCCGCTTGATGCTGTCCTGCAAAAAGCCGTCACTCGCGTCCGGGAAATGGTCACTGCGGATGGCCGTGTTTCTGCCCCCCTGATCGAAGCGCATCAAACCGCCGCCCATGGTTTGGCATGGTTTGCCACATATACCCAGGCGCTGCGCCAGATGCAGGCATGGGCCGAGCGCCTGAGCGCGGAGGGTCGTTTTGGCGAAACAGAACAACTCCTCCATCAGATCGCCTTTGGTGAATATCTTTGGCAGATCTATGGCGGCATCCAGATGAACCAGGGCGAGGTCGTCCGCCTGCAGGACATGGGGCTTTCCCAGGACGACATGCGCGGCATGATGGAGCCTGCGATCATGTCACTGACCCAAGGTGGCAACACCCAATCGGCACGGACGCGCTTGGTTGAATTGATGCAGGAACATTCCGCCAATCTCACGGTGGGTGCCAGCGGGTTGGACGACGAATTGGAAATGATCCGCGAACAATTCCGCCGTTACGCCGTCGAAAAGGTCGAGCCATATGCGCATGAATGGCACCTCAAAGATGAATTGATTCCGATTGAGGTGATCAATGAACTGGCGGAAATGGGCGTTTTTGGCCTGACCATCCCCGAGGATCACGGCGGTCTGGGCCTGTCCAAGGCATCCATGGTTGTGGTCAGCGAAGAACTAAGCCGGGGCTATATCGGCGTCGGCTCGCTCGCCACCCGCTCCGAGATAGCCGCCGAACTGATTCTGTGCGGCGGCACAGAGGCACAAAAATCCCAGTGGTTGCCAGGTCTTGCCAGTGGTGAAATCCTGCCAACAGCGGTTTTTACCGAGCCGAACACCGGGTCCGATCTGGGCGCGCTGCGTACCCGCGCCATCAAAGACGGTGACGACTATAAGGTGACTGGCAACAAGACGTGGATCACCCATGCGGCACGCACGCATGTGATGACCCTGCTGGCGCGCACCGATCCAGACACCACCGATCACCGGGGACTGTCCATGTTTCTGGCCGAAAAAACGCCAGGCGATGACGCCAACCCGTTCCCCACACCCGGCATGACAGGCGGCGAGATTGAAGTGCTGGGATACCGCGGCATGAAGGAATACGAACTGGCCTTTGACGGATTTGAGGTCAAGGGCGAAAACCTTTTGGGCGGCGAAGAAGGCAAAGGGTTCAAGCAATTGATGGAAACCTTCGAATCGGCCCGCATCCAAACCGCTGCACGTGCGGTGGGCGTTGGCCAATCCGCGCTCGATATCTCAATGCAATATGCGCAAGACCGCAAGCAATTCGGCAAAGCGTTGATCAACTTCCCGCGTGTCTCGGGCAAATTGGCAATGATGGCGGTTGAATTGATGATCGCCCGGCAACTGACCTATTTCAGTGCATGGGAAAAAGACCACGGTCGACGCTGCGACCTTGAGGCTGGCATGGCGAAACTTCTGGGTGCCCGGGTTGCCTGGGCCGCAGCGGACAACGGCCTGCAAATTCATGGCGGCAACGGTTTTGCGTTGGAATACAAGATCAGCCGGGTTTTGTGTGACGCCCGTATTCTTAACATCTTTGAAGGTGCCGCAGAAATTCAGGCGCAAGTGATCTCGCGCCGCCTGCTTGGTTAG
- a CDS encoding helix-turn-helix domain-containing protein, translating to MSHPVDVHVGRKLKQVRTLRRLSQTDVARKLNLSFQQIQKYEIGSNRVAASRLFELSQILDVPPSYFFEDLKDSADTPPKKDPGMAIVTALAAIKDDAVKSRIVTFIEDISGKTVARHI from the coding sequence ATGTCCCACCCAGTCGATGTTCACGTTGGTCGCAAGCTAAAACAAGTACGCACTCTGCGCCGCCTTTCCCAAACCGATGTTGCCCGCAAGCTCAATCTGTCATTCCAGCAGATTCAAAAATACGAAATTGGCTCCAATCGCGTTGCGGCAAGCCGACTGTTTGAACTCTCTCAGATCTTGGATGTACCACCGTCGTATTTCTTCGAAGACCTGAAAGACAGCGCCGATACGCCCCCTAAAAAGGATCCTGGCATGGCGATTGTTACGGCCTTGGCGGCAATAAAGGACGATGCTGTAAAGTCCCGAATCGTGACATTTATCGAAGATATTTCAGGCAAAACCGTCGCGCGCCATATTTAA
- a CDS encoding sulfite exporter TauE/SafE family protein, whose protein sequence is MDALFPFLTTSHLILALLVALISGLVKGVVGFAMPLVLISGLTFFIAPEYALAGLILPTLVSNMMQSLRQGPTAAWQSIKLFRVFLIAGGITLVIAAQLVRVVPDDVLKLVIGIPVVFFAVLQLSGYQFHLAKRTTIVEACAGGFAGVMGGMSGVWGPPTVAYLTALNTPKYDQMRIQGVIYGLGSAALAGAHIGSGVLRAETWPFSAALILPAALGMWIGGKVMDKIDQQLFRRATLFVLLVAGANLVRRALF, encoded by the coding sequence ATGGACGCTCTATTCCCCTTTTTGACAACCAGTCATCTGATTCTGGCGCTGTTGGTTGCCTTGATTTCAGGTTTAGTCAAAGGTGTGGTGGGTTTTGCAATGCCGCTGGTCCTGATCTCTGGCCTGACATTCTTTATTGCGCCGGAATATGCGCTTGCCGGGCTGATTCTTCCGACGCTGGTCAGCAACATGATGCAATCGTTGCGGCAAGGGCCAACGGCGGCGTGGCAATCGATCAAGTTGTTTCGGGTTTTCCTGATTGCGGGGGGAATCACACTCGTGATTGCGGCACAACTGGTGCGTGTTGTGCCGGATGACGTGCTAAAGTTGGTGATCGGCATTCCAGTGGTATTTTTTGCCGTGCTGCAACTGTCGGGATATCAATTCCATTTGGCAAAACGCACGACGATCGTTGAGGCATGTGCTGGCGGATTTGCGGGTGTAATGGGGGGGATGTCTGGGGTCTGGGGGCCGCCAACGGTCGCTTACCTGACGGCACTGAACACCCCAAAGTATGACCAGATGCGGATTCAGGGCGTTATTTACGGCTTGGGCTCCGCGGCCCTTGCGGGCGCGCATATCGGGTCCGGGGTATTGCGGGCAGAAACATGGCCCTTTTCCGCCGCCCTGATTCTGCCGGCTGCACTTGGCATGTGGATCGGCGGCAAAGTGATGGACAAGATTGATCAGCAACTTTTTAGGCGCGCAACATTGTTCGTACTTTTGGTCGCCGGGGCCAACCTTGTCAGGCGCGCCTTGTTCTAG